Proteins encoded within one genomic window of Humulus lupulus chromosome 1, drHumLupu1.1, whole genome shotgun sequence:
- the LOC133830071 gene encoding regulatory-associated protein of TOR 1-like isoform X1, with the protein MAPQKALKTIGKNLSAQYERWQPRIFEQARYKVQPDPTMDEVKKLCNTCRRYAKSERVLFHYNGHGVPKPTSSEASILVSMPKW; encoded by the exons ATGGCACCGCAGAAAGCTCTTAAAACAATTGGGAAAAATTTGAGTGCTCAGTATGAAAGGTGGCAACCAAGG ATCTTTGAGCAGGCACGATATAAGGTCCAGCCTGATCCTACTATGGATGAAGTGAAGAAACTTTGTAATACATGTCGCCGATATGCCAAGTCTGAGAGGGTCCTATTTCATTATAATGGCCATGGTGTGCCTAAGCCGACTTCTAGTG AAGCTTCAATCTTGGTTTCAATGCCCAAATGGTAA
- the LOC133830071 gene encoding myosin-1-like isoform X2, protein MPSLRGSYFIIMAMVCLSRLLVKLQSWFQCPNGKWELAKILSISGTESVIALPDEKVLKVQTESLVPANPDILDGVDDLM, encoded by the exons ATGCCAAGTCTGAGAGGGTCCTATTTCATTATAATGGCCATGGTGTGCCTAAGCCGACTTCTAGTG AAGCTTCAATCTTGGTTTCAATGCCCAAATGGTAAATGGGAGCTTGCAAAAATATTGTCAATCTCAGGGACCGAATCTGTCATTGCATTGCCTGATGAGAAA GTTTTAAAGGTACAAACTGAAAGTTTGGTCCCAGCAAATCCTGATATCCTTGATGGTGTAGATGATCTCATGTAG